From one Pedobacter faecalis genomic stretch:
- a CDS encoding baeRF7 domain-containing protein: MAKNKNGFTPLKGKPSGNGREGHQLSDAFGSSNPERDIEITEKYLDENEEPAASIRINNPNRHIKRNGGGSPSAQTADMEIPEMDMLTRELFDELSGHAAEHCISMFLPTHQSGAAVNEKQDAIRYKNGLQNVEAQLAGLGLGSSEADRLLRTAYEFYRAEPIWNRQSKGLAVFISDGYFKAVTLPYTVKEEQFTGPVFMVTPLLNAMHDHHFFLLGLSKHDAKFFQGDCFGMEEVDVPGLPNGVADVVHFEEKGGQQLFRQGGGGKGGASFHGHDPGQPEDKENVALYFKEVDRTLFGEQLHDEHAPLVLAGVDYLIPIYRDASRYKHIAETSIGGNPDYKDKHQLFAEVYPIVKPYFDEPVRKALENYYNQIATSLTSSMPESVIPASYYGKVSTLFICRDAHIWGSFDEMENRLEIHDERQPGDVCLIGQSAIKVIQNGGTVHVLNTEKMPREAVMAATMRF; the protein is encoded by the coding sequence ATGGCGAAGAACAAGAACGGTTTTACACCGCTAAAAGGAAAACCCTCAGGGAACGGCCGGGAAGGCCACCAGTTAAGCGATGCCTTCGGAAGCAGCAATCCTGAACGCGACATCGAGATCACCGAAAAGTACCTCGATGAGAATGAGGAGCCTGCCGCGAGTATTCGTATTAATAACCCTAACAGGCATATTAAACGAAACGGCGGAGGCTCCCCTTCGGCACAAACAGCGGATATGGAAATTCCGGAAATGGATATGCTTACCCGCGAACTATTCGACGAGCTGTCGGGCCATGCCGCAGAACATTGTATTTCGATGTTCCTGCCCACCCATCAGTCGGGCGCAGCAGTAAACGAGAAACAGGATGCCATACGGTACAAAAACGGACTGCAAAATGTGGAAGCACAGTTGGCAGGTCTGGGATTGGGCAGTAGCGAGGCGGACCGGCTGCTCCGGACAGCTTATGAGTTCTACAGGGCCGAACCCATATGGAACCGGCAGTCGAAAGGCCTGGCCGTATTTATTTCCGATGGCTATTTTAAGGCGGTAACTTTGCCCTATACCGTGAAGGAAGAACAGTTCACAGGCCCTGTTTTTATGGTAACTCCCCTGCTCAATGCGATGCACGATCATCACTTCTTCCTGCTTGGGCTAAGTAAGCACGACGCAAAATTCTTCCAGGGCGACTGCTTCGGTATGGAGGAGGTTGACGTACCGGGCTTACCCAACGGTGTGGCCGACGTGGTTCACTTTGAAGAGAAGGGCGGACAGCAGCTGTTCCGTCAGGGAGGTGGAGGAAAAGGCGGCGCCAGCTTCCACGGACATGATCCTGGTCAGCCCGAAGACAAAGAAAATGTGGCGCTTTATTTCAAGGAGGTCGACCGCACACTGTTCGGCGAACAGCTGCACGATGAGCATGCGCCTCTTGTTTTAGCCGGCGTGGATTATCTGATCCCTATCTATCGTGATGCAAGCCGCTACAAACATATTGCTGAAACTTCAATAGGCGGCAATCCGGATTATAAAGACAAACATCAGCTGTTTGCCGAGGTATACCCGATCGTAAAACCTTACTTTGACGAGCCTGTACGTAAAGCGCTTGAAAATTATTATAACCAGATCGCCACCTCACTCACCTCTTCTATGCCCGAGTCGGTAATCCCGGCCAGTTATTATGGCAAGGTGTCCACATTGTTTATCTGCCGCGATGCACATATTTGGGGGAGCTTTGATGAGATGGAAAACCGCCTGGAGATTCATGACGAGCGCCAGCCTGGAGACGTGTGCCTGATTGGCCAGTCTGCCATTAAGGTGATCCAGAACGGCGGTACCGTGCATGTACTCAACACCGAAAAGATGCCACGGGAAGCTGTGATGGCTGCCACAATGCGCTTTTAA
- a CDS encoding helix-turn-helix domain-containing protein, which produces MEKLKATTIEEFYKEHAFLVPEGISREIGHFNVFNISDLIKAGNGKAVMPYNRRAYYKISLIRGRNKAEYADKVIDIDSNALLFATPKIPYNYVPLDQDQSGSFCIFTADFLVANKSGVVLDQLPIFQPGGYPVLQLSSEDAEAIAAIFAKMHKELSSSYLYKYDLIRNYVLELIHYGQKLQPALVMYPAHSASARVSSLFIELLERQFPIESPNQSIHLRTAKDYADRLAVHVNHLNKVLKENTGKTTTELIATRVVQEAKILLKQTDWNISEISYCLGFEQVAHFSNFFKKQTSLAPISFRN; this is translated from the coding sequence ATGGAAAAACTAAAAGCCACAACCATCGAGGAATTTTATAAAGAGCATGCTTTTCTGGTTCCCGAAGGCATTAGCCGTGAAATAGGTCATTTCAACGTCTTCAATATCTCAGACCTGATCAAGGCTGGAAATGGAAAGGCAGTGATGCCGTACAACCGGCGGGCCTACTACAAGATCAGCCTGATCCGCGGCCGAAACAAAGCAGAATATGCCGATAAGGTAATCGATATAGACAGCAACGCCCTGCTGTTTGCCACGCCCAAGATTCCGTACAACTATGTGCCCTTAGATCAGGATCAAAGCGGGAGCTTCTGCATATTTACCGCCGACTTCCTCGTAGCAAACAAGAGCGGGGTAGTACTGGATCAGCTCCCTATCTTTCAGCCAGGCGGCTACCCGGTGCTCCAGTTGAGCAGCGAGGATGCCGAAGCCATCGCAGCCATCTTTGCAAAAATGCATAAAGAACTATCATCCAGCTATCTTTATAAATATGACCTTATCCGGAACTATGTGCTCGAACTGATTCACTACGGTCAGAAATTACAACCTGCCTTAGTGATGTACCCCGCTCATTCGGCTTCTGCCAGAGTATCTTCACTTTTCATCGAGCTGCTCGAACGGCAGTTCCCGATCGAGTCGCCCAATCAAAGCATCCATCTTAGAACAGCAAAGGATTATGCCGACCGTCTGGCGGTGCATGTAAACCATTTAAATAAAGTTTTAAAGGAAAACACCGGAAAAACGACAACGGAATTGATTGCAACACGTGTTGTTCAGGAAGCTAAAATCCTGCTGAAGCAAACCGACTGGAATATCTCCGAGATATCTTATTGTCTGGGTTTTGAGCAGGTTGCACATTTCTCTAACTTCTTTAAAAAGCAAACCTCACTCGCTCCCATTAGTTTCAGAAACTGA
- a CDS encoding VOC family protein has product MKNAIYPCLWFDGNAEQAARFYCSLFKNSSLKQCTPMVTSFELEGLMFMGLNGGPMFKPNPSVSFFATVETETELRSIWNALAEGGMVLMPLDKYEWSTLYGWVQDRYGFSWQLSLGRVSDVGQAIVPLLMFCGEQQGRAEKAIAFYTSVFPESAVELVAHYAEGQTQVDASVVHARFRLNNTPFMAMDSGVAQPFTFSEGVSMVISCDTQEEIDYYWNAFTEKGQESMCGWCADEFGMWWQVVPSILGELMSDPHKAQHVAGALMKMRKLDIAALVSAG; this is encoded by the coding sequence ATGAAAAATGCGATTTACCCTTGTTTGTGGTTTGACGGTAATGCAGAGCAGGCCGCCCGGTTTTATTGTTCACTGTTTAAAAACTCCTCGCTAAAGCAATGTACCCCGATGGTAACCAGCTTTGAACTGGAGGGGCTGATGTTTATGGGCCTGAACGGGGGACCCATGTTTAAGCCTAATCCTTCGGTGTCGTTTTTCGCAACAGTTGAGACGGAAACGGAGCTGAGAAGTATATGGAATGCGCTGGCAGAAGGAGGGATGGTGTTGATGCCGCTTGATAAGTACGAATGGAGCACGCTTTATGGCTGGGTGCAGGACAGGTATGGCTTTAGCTGGCAGCTTAGCCTTGGCCGGGTGAGCGATGTGGGACAGGCGATCGTTCCGCTGCTGATGTTTTGCGGTGAGCAGCAGGGACGGGCGGAGAAGGCCATAGCTTTTTACACTTCGGTATTTCCTGAATCAGCCGTAGAACTTGTGGCGCACTATGCCGAAGGGCAGACCCAGGTTGATGCATCGGTTGTCCACGCGCGCTTCCGGTTAAACAACACGCCGTTTATGGCTATGGATAGTGGGGTAGCCCAGCCATTTACGTTCAGCGAAGGTGTATCGATGGTGATCAGTTGTGATACGCAGGAGGAAATCGATTATTACTGGAATGCATTTACGGAAAAAGGACAGGAAAGTATGTGCGGCTGGTGTGCTGATGAATTTGGCATGTGGTGGCAGGTGGTACCATCGATCCTTGGCGAACTGATGAGTGATCCGCATAAAGCGCAGCATGTTGCCGGTGCCCTGATGAAGATGCGGAAGCTGGACATTGCAGCCCTTGTTTCGGCCGGATAA
- a CDS encoding DUF6266 family protein, whose translation MAKLINGLLGGLKGKIGPAVGYYLNNEPHIRALPRPKRYTAAERRNHEKFKMVQDHLLPIKDLLKVGFKNYYTKTGGYRAAVSYTRKVALISEAEGFYIDPTLLRFSGGNLPGALAPVMGFATGLNLRISWNTASLEWRYRYDQLMVLIYDLNDFKAIKIGLEGPFRNQGYYEVDLSNHFKGKAVHVYIGFVASDRSMQSNTQYLGVLEVPG comes from the coding sequence ATGGCAAAATTAATCAATGGTCTCCTGGGAGGCCTGAAAGGAAAAATCGGACCTGCAGTGGGGTATTACCTGAACAATGAACCGCACATACGGGCATTACCAAGACCAAAGCGTTACACAGCAGCGGAAAGGCGTAACCACGAAAAATTCAAGATGGTGCAGGATCACCTGCTGCCGATCAAGGATTTGCTGAAGGTAGGCTTCAAAAACTACTACACCAAAACGGGTGGTTACCGCGCTGCAGTATCGTACACCAGGAAAGTTGCACTTATTAGTGAGGCGGAGGGCTTTTATATTGATCCCACCCTTCTTAGGTTTAGCGGAGGCAACCTGCCGGGTGCTCTGGCCCCGGTTATGGGCTTTGCGACTGGCCTAAACCTGCGGATCAGTTGGAATACAGCAAGCCTCGAATGGCGATACCGTTACGACCAGCTGATGGTGCTTATCTATGACCTGAATGATTTTAAGGCAATTAAGATCGGGCTGGAAGGTCCTTTCAGAAACCAGGGCTATTATGAGGTCGATCTTTCTAACCACTTTAAAGGTAAGGCCGTACATGTGTATATTGGTTTCGTAGCTAGTGACCGGAGCATGCAGAGCAACACGCAGTACCTTGGTGTACTGGAAGTTCCCGGATAG
- a CDS encoding PAS domain-containing protein, with the protein MLNLHDTRRLYNLPPYARQDLNNYAEELNDTMLLMSQAQELARFGNWSWDIINNRVTWSDSLYDIYGLDKHQFKATFEGYQELLHPDDRKMVYDKIQRVLSTHEDTQFDERIVRPDGEIRFLRSWGRLKCENGVPQKMIGACLDITETEKQNRQLRDIAWAQTHLVRAPLARVLGIVELLNAQAGNTAKETELLNYLNTSAKELDDVIRDIIKKSLT; encoded by the coding sequence ATGCTAAACTTACACGATACCCGGCGACTGTATAATTTACCGCCGTACGCGCGGCAGGATCTGAACAATTATGCAGAGGAGTTGAACGACACGATGCTGCTGATGAGCCAGGCGCAGGAACTTGCACGCTTCGGCAACTGGTCGTGGGATATCATCAATAACAGGGTTACCTGGTCTGATTCGCTTTATGATATATATGGCTTGGACAAACATCAGTTTAAGGCCACGTTTGAAGGTTATCAGGAACTGCTGCATCCGGATGACCGCAAAATGGTTTACGACAAGATCCAAAGGGTATTGTCGACCCATGAAGACACGCAGTTTGACGAACGCATTGTACGCCCGGACGGTGAGATCCGCTTTCTCCGTTCCTGGGGCAGGCTGAAATGTGAAAATGGTGTGCCGCAAAAAATGATCGGCGCCTGCCTTGACATTACCGAAACAGAAAAGCAAAACCGGCAGCTGCGCGATATTGCCTGGGCACAGACCCATCTGGTGCGTGCGCCGCTGGCGCGGGTTTTAGGTATCGTGGAATTGCTTAATGCGCAGGCAGGTAATACGGCAAAAGAAACGGAACTGCTGAATTATCTTAATACTTCTGCCAAGGAACTGGACGATGTGATCCGCGATATTATTAAGAAGAGTTTAACTTAG
- the katG gene encoding catalase/peroxidase HPI: MENESQDISKCPFHNGSMKENAGGGGTRNRDWWPNQLKLNILRQHSSLSDPMDPDFDYAEEFKTLDLEALKQDLNALMTDSQDWWPADFGHYGPLFIRMAWHSAGTYRVHDGRGGAGAGQQRFAPLNSWPDNVSLDKARRLLWPIKQKYGRKISWADLLILTGNVALESMGFKTFGFAGGRADVWEPQEDVYWGSEKTWLGGDLRYSHGSEGVAPHSVLVSDDDADGKIHSRDLEKPLAAVQMGLIYVNPEGPDGNPDPIAAAKDIRDTFGRMAMDDEETVALIAGGHSFGKTHGAAPSAHVGNEPEASDLEMQGLGWKNNYGTGKGADTITSGLEVTWTKTPTQWSNNFFENLFGFEWQLSKSPAGAHQWIATNAERIIPDAHDGSKQHFPTMLTTDLSLRFDPVYEKISRRFLEDPDAFADAFARAWFKLTHRDMGPRSRYLGPDVPAEELIWQDPVPAVDHVLIDAQDINDLKARILESGLSISELISTAWASASTFRGSDKRGGANGARIRLAPQRYWQVNNPAQLQKVLDVLTRIQQEFNTAQLTGKKVSLADLIVLGGSAAVEKAALQAGHAISVPFSPGRTDATQDQTDVHSVSFLEPAADGFRNYRRSVSSVSTEALLIDKAQLLTLTAPELTVLVGGLRVLEANYDGSKHGVFTSRPGVLSTDFFVNLLDMSTAWKAVGPDKELYQGSDRSTGELRWTATRADLVFGSNSELRAVAEVYASADADGKFVRDFVAAWTKVMNLDRFDLKQAK, from the coding sequence ATGGAAAACGAATCACAAGACATCAGTAAATGCCCGTTCCATAACGGTAGTATGAAGGAGAATGCCGGCGGCGGCGGTACTCGTAACCGCGACTGGTGGCCCAATCAGCTTAAGTTAAATATTCTTCGTCAGCATTCGTCGCTGTCGGACCCTATGGATCCGGACTTCGACTATGCCGAGGAGTTTAAAACGCTTGATCTGGAAGCATTGAAGCAGGATCTTAATGCATTGATGACCGACTCGCAGGATTGGTGGCCGGCTGATTTTGGCCATTACGGGCCTTTATTCATCCGGATGGCCTGGCACAGTGCTGGTACATACCGGGTGCACGATGGTCGCGGCGGTGCCGGTGCCGGACAGCAGCGATTTGCCCCGCTGAACAGTTGGCCGGATAATGTCAGTCTGGATAAGGCCCGCAGGCTCCTCTGGCCTATCAAGCAAAAGTATGGGCGCAAGATCTCCTGGGCCGACCTGCTGATCCTTACCGGCAACGTGGCGCTGGAATCCATGGGTTTTAAAACTTTCGGCTTTGCTGGAGGTCGTGCCGATGTATGGGAGCCTCAGGAGGATGTTTACTGGGGATCAGAGAAAACATGGCTCGGCGGCGATCTGCGATATTCGCACGGGTCTGAGGGTGTAGCGCCGCACTCGGTGCTGGTGTCTGATGATGACGCCGATGGAAAAATACACTCCCGCGATCTGGAAAAACCACTTGCTGCAGTGCAGATGGGCTTGATTTACGTAAACCCCGAAGGTCCGGATGGCAACCCCGATCCTATCGCAGCCGCTAAGGACATCCGGGATACTTTTGGCCGTATGGCTATGGACGATGAGGAAACTGTTGCGCTTATAGCCGGCGGACATAGTTTCGGTAAGACCCACGGTGCTGCACCATCGGCCCATGTGGGCAATGAACCGGAAGCCTCAGATCTGGAAATGCAAGGACTAGGATGGAAAAACAATTATGGTACAGGCAAGGGTGCAGACACAATTACCAGCGGTTTGGAGGTTACCTGGACCAAAACACCTACGCAGTGGAGCAATAACTTTTTTGAAAACCTGTTTGGATTTGAATGGCAGCTTTCAAAGAGTCCGGCCGGTGCACATCAATGGATAGCAACCAACGCTGAACGTATCATTCCTGACGCCCATGACGGTTCAAAGCAGCACTTTCCTACCATGCTCACCACCGATTTGTCGTTACGCTTTGATCCGGTTTATGAAAAAATATCGCGCCGCTTTCTGGAAGATCCGGATGCCTTCGCAGATGCCTTTGCACGTGCGTGGTTTAAACTTACGCACCGGGATATGGGCCCGCGGTCAAGGTATCTCGGTCCGGATGTACCTGCAGAAGAACTGATCTGGCAGGATCCCGTTCCGGCGGTCGACCATGTACTGATCGATGCGCAGGATATCAACGACCTGAAAGCACGGATCCTCGAATCAGGATTAAGCATTTCCGAACTGATCTCTACCGCATGGGCTTCGGCCTCTACTTTTCGGGGCTCCGACAAGCGTGGTGGTGCTAATGGTGCACGCATCCGCCTGGCGCCTCAACGCTACTGGCAGGTTAACAACCCGGCTCAACTGCAAAAAGTGCTTGATGTGCTGACCCGCATTCAGCAGGAATTTAATACTGCGCAGTTGACCGGAAAAAAGGTATCCCTCGCCGATCTGATCGTGCTTGGCGGTAGTGCCGCGGTAGAAAAAGCCGCCCTGCAGGCTGGTCACGCAATCAGCGTTCCTTTCAGTCCGGGCCGTACAGACGCTACCCAGGACCAAACTGATGTGCACTCTGTGAGCTTTTTAGAGCCGGCTGCCGATGGCTTCCGCAACTACCGGAGATCCGTTTCAAGCGTGTCTACTGAAGCGCTGCTCATTGACAAGGCCCAACTGCTTACACTTACGGCGCCTGAGCTTACGGTGTTGGTAGGCGGATTACGTGTTCTTGAAGCGAATTACGATGGCTCAAAACATGGTGTATTTACTTCAAGACCAGGCGTATTGAGTACCGACTTCTTTGTGAACCTGCTCGACATGAGCACCGCATGGAAGGCAGTTGGCCCAGATAAAGAACTTTATCAGGGAAGCGATCGCAGTACAGGAGAGCTAAGATGGACGGCGACCCGTGCCGATCTGGTATTCGGATCGAACTCAGAACTGCGTGCTGTAGCCGAGGTCTACGCCAGTGCCGATGCGGATGGCAAATTTGTCCGTGACTTCGTTGCTGCCTGGACTAAAGTAATGAACCTTGACAGGTTTGACCTGAAACAGGCAAAATAG
- a CDS encoding D-glycero-alpha-D-manno-heptose-1,7-bisphosphate 7-phosphatase: MNKAVFLDRDGVLNRELYDYICRPEDFHVLEYQIPPLKKLYDEGYMLIIITNQGGIAQQRYSEETLAEMHQTLFGRFAQQGATITHAYYCPHHPTVSGECDCRKPKPGMLKEAIARYNIDPELSVMIGDKPRDVEAANAAGVRGILIEPDEQIDYEIVKEVLAGSEFANTSKDFR, from the coding sequence ATGAACAAAGCTGTTTTTCTGGACCGAGATGGCGTCTTGAACCGCGAACTATACGATTACATCTGCAGACCTGAAGATTTTCACGTACTGGAATATCAGATCCCACCGCTGAAAAAATTATATGATGAGGGTTACATGCTCATTATCATTACCAACCAGGGCGGTATCGCCCAGCAGCGTTACTCGGAAGAAACGCTGGCAGAAATGCATCAGACGCTGTTTGGGAGATTTGCTCAGCAGGGCGCTACGATCACCCACGCTTATTACTGTCCGCATCATCCAACGGTTTCCGGCGAGTGTGATTGCAGAAAGCCGAAGCCGGGCATGCTGAAAGAAGCAATAGCCAGGTATAATATTGATCCTGAATTATCGGTGATGATTGGTGATAAGCCTCGCGATGTGGAAGCTGCTAATGCTGCGGGCGTCCGCGGCATTTTGATTGAGCCGGACGAGCAGATTGACTATGAGATCGTTAAAGAGGTGTTGGCAGGCTCTGAGTTTGCCAACACCAGTAAAGATTTCCGGTAG
- a CDS encoding GH92 family glycosyl hydrolase, whose translation MKQKITRIASLAGVAMLSAMTLGSQAQQRPIYTKYVNTFIGTAPLTDPAILGYELPKDWRSWAGLVFPGSSMPNAMVQLSPMTEYGSGAGYEYEDDIIYGFTHTNKGHWNLCNIPVMPVWAGGIEEAKAVIAASDNTIEGRSRNPKEFGSKFSHKKESAAPGFYQVYLDNYKVNVSLTSTLRCGYHRYAFENNTGRQVIFDLGRSNNRISDWNIEQEGSNVIKGSQRPGERIYFYAILNTNIEKIEKTDEGKAGGYARVLLSDAGKGPVEMKIGISFVSTENAKENLEKEIGGKSFETIHQQATQEWEKVLSKIQVKGGTDKQRQMFYSCFYRSLLWPALRSDVNGEYVDRKRNVVKADFNYYTEPSLWDTYRNKDVFLGIISPKVTLDVIKSMKDVGDKTGFIPTFFHGDHGASSIAGAYLRGITDFDVKGTYEILLKNANVEGGARPHIKEYIEKGYISDPDIANPHVETKAKAGVSKTLEYAYDDYSLAQLSKVLGDSANYRSLMQRSKNYKNMFDPETRFMRGRLENGEWIKNFNPQYPYYEYMYREANAWQVSFFAPHDMPGLIELYGGPKGFESKLDSLFTVPWNPKHIARNVETMVGQYCHGNQPDHEAPFAYYFINKPEKSQKMLDHIMNNLYGIGPEGLAYSGMDDAGEMSAWYAFTALGLYTFSATDPEYLVTVPLFDEVKWTSENGKVLTISKPGKGRALTGIKVNGKTHKGYFVPHDLFKTGGKIEVLTK comes from the coding sequence ATGAAACAAAAGATTACAAGAATTGCAAGTTTAGCAGGTGTAGCGATGCTTAGTGCCATGACTTTAGGTAGTCAGGCCCAGCAGCGGCCCATTTACACCAAATACGTAAACACCTTTATTGGTACTGCACCACTTACCGATCCCGCTATCCTTGGTTATGAATTGCCGAAAGACTGGCGCTCCTGGGCTGGCCTGGTATTTCCCGGGAGTTCCATGCCAAACGCCATGGTGCAACTCAGCCCTATGACCGAGTATGGCTCGGGAGCAGGATATGAGTATGAAGATGACATTATTTATGGCTTCACGCATACCAACAAAGGCCACTGGAACCTTTGCAATATTCCGGTAATGCCTGTCTGGGCCGGTGGCATCGAAGAGGCTAAAGCAGTTATTGCCGCTTCCGACAATACTATCGAAGGTCGCAGCCGGAATCCAAAAGAATTCGGATCAAAATTTTCCCATAAAAAGGAAAGTGCTGCCCCTGGTTTCTATCAGGTTTATCTCGACAATTACAAAGTTAACGTAAGCCTCACTTCAACACTGCGCTGCGGATACCACCGTTATGCCTTCGAGAACAATACGGGCCGGCAAGTTATTTTCGACCTCGGCCGCTCAAACAACCGGATATCCGACTGGAACATTGAACAGGAAGGCAGCAATGTCATAAAGGGATCGCAGCGTCCCGGCGAACGCATCTATTTTTACGCCATCCTGAATACCAATATTGAGAAGATTGAAAAAACCGATGAAGGCAAAGCCGGCGGCTACGCGCGTGTCCTGCTCTCCGACGCGGGTAAAGGTCCCGTAGAAATGAAGATCGGAATCTCTTTTGTAAGTACAGAAAATGCTAAAGAAAATTTGGAGAAAGAGATCGGAGGCAAATCGTTCGAGACCATACATCAGCAAGCCACTCAGGAATGGGAAAAAGTACTTAGCAAGATACAGGTAAAGGGCGGTACCGATAAACAACGTCAAATGTTCTATTCCTGCTTCTATCGTTCATTGCTTTGGCCAGCCTTGCGCAGCGACGTAAACGGGGAGTATGTAGACCGCAAGCGTAATGTTGTCAAGGCCGACTTCAACTATTACACGGAACCCTCGCTCTGGGATACCTATCGCAACAAAGACGTTTTTCTGGGTATTATTTCACCAAAAGTTACGTTGGACGTGATCAAGTCCATGAAAGACGTTGGCGACAAAACCGGTTTCATTCCAACCTTTTTCCACGGCGATCATGGCGCCTCCTCCATTGCAGGGGCCTACCTGCGCGGAATTACCGACTTTGATGTGAAAGGCACTTACGAGATCCTCTTAAAGAACGCTAATGTTGAAGGTGGGGCACGTCCACACATCAAGGAATATATCGAAAAAGGCTATATCTCCGATCCCGATATTGCAAACCCTCATGTAGAAACCAAGGCAAAAGCCGGCGTTTCTAAAACACTGGAATATGCTTATGACGACTATTCATTAGCGCAGCTCTCTAAGGTTCTTGGTGATAGCGCCAACTACCGCAGCCTGATGCAGCGCTCGAAAAATTATAAGAATATGTTCGATCCGGAGACCAGGTTTATGCGCGGGCGACTGGAGAATGGTGAATGGATCAAGAACTTTAACCCCCAGTATCCATACTATGAATACATGTACCGCGAGGCAAATGCCTGGCAGGTATCCTTCTTTGCCCCGCACGATATGCCCGGACTTATTGAGCTGTACGGCGGGCCGAAAGGTTTCGAATCTAAACTTGACTCTTTGTTTACCGTTCCATGGAACCCTAAGCACATCGCGAGAAACGTGGAGACGATGGTTGGACAATACTGTCACGGTAACCAGCCAGATCACGAGGCTCCCTTCGCATACTACTTCATCAATAAGCCCGAAAAATCGCAGAAGATGCTGGATCATATCATGAACAACCTTTACGGTATTGGTCCGGAAGGTCTGGCCTATTCAGGCATGGACGATGCCGGAGAGATGTCGGCCTGGTACGCATTTACGGCACTTGGTCTTTATACCTTCTCGGCCACCGATCCTGAATATCTCGTAACCGTTCCGCTGTTCGACGAAGTAAAATGGACCTCAGAGAACGGAAAGGTGCTTACGATAAGCAAACCTGGAAAAGGCCGTGCGCTTACAGGCATAAAAGTTAACGGTAAAACGCACAAAGGTTATTTTGTGCCGCATGATTTATTTAAAACCGGCGGCAAGATCGAGGTACTTACAAAATAG
- a CDS encoding SDR family NAD(P)-dependent oxidoreductase: MAAQNKIALVTGGSRGLGKDMVINLAKQNIDVLFTYHSNKAAADEVVAEVKALGPQASAFQLDTGDIKSFDPFYEEVSAYLNQTYGVSRFDFLVNNAGTALYAPFAETTEEQFDTALNIHYKGVFFLTQKALPLLNDGGRIINISSGLARFAFAGSSAYGSMKGAIEVLTRYLAKELGPRRITANVVAPGAIATDFGGGRVRDDKDMNAHIAGVTALGRVGQPEDIGGVVAFLCTEEARWINAQRIEVSGGTLI; encoded by the coding sequence ATGGCAGCACAAAACAAAATAGCCTTGGTAACCGGCGGCAGCCGCGGACTTGGCAAAGACATGGTCATTAATCTGGCTAAACAGAACATCGACGTCTTGTTTACCTATCACAGCAATAAGGCAGCAGCCGATGAGGTTGTGGCAGAGGTTAAGGCATTAGGGCCACAGGCCTCGGCCTTTCAACTGGATACCGGCGACATTAAATCCTTCGATCCTTTTTATGAAGAAGTGTCGGCTTATCTTAACCAGACATACGGCGTTTCCAGGTTCGACTTTCTGGTCAACAATGCCGGAACAGCGCTTTACGCTCCATTTGCCGAAACCACTGAGGAACAGTTCGATACCGCACTTAACATTCACTATAAAGGGGTTTTCTTCTTGACACAGAAAGCTTTACCTTTACTTAATGATGGGGGCCGCATCATAAATATCTCTTCCGGACTGGCCAGGTTTGCTTTTGCGGGCTCCTCTGCTTACGGTTCAATGAAGGGGGCAATTGAAGTGCTTACCCGCTACCTGGCCAAAGAGCTTGGTCCGCGCCGCATCACTGCAAATGTTGTGGCTCCGGGGGCAATTGCTACAGACTTTGGCGGAGGCCGGGTACGGGACGATAAGGACATGAACGCACACATTGCCGGGGTTACCGCATTAGGGCGGGTGGGCCAACCTGAAGATATTGGCGGCGTTGTCGCCTTTCTATGCACCGAAGAGGCCAGATGGATCAATGCCCAGCGTATAGAGGTTTCGGGCGGAACCCTGATTTAG